CAGCGCGGGGTTTTGTCGCCGGCGGCGTGTGGTCGGGCATCAAGCCCTCGGGCGTCGCCGATCTGTCGCTGGTGGCGACCGAGGACCGTCGACCGGTGCCCGCGGCCGCCGTCTTCACGACCAACCTGGCCGCCGCCGCGCCGGTACAGGTGAGCCGCGCCCACCTGGCGGCCACGTCGGGCCGCGCCGCGGCCGTCATCTTGAACTCGGGCAACGCCAACGCCGCCACGGGGGCTGACGGCCGGGCGACGGCGCAGGGCGCCTGCGACCTCGTGGCGCGCCAACTCGGCTGCCGCGCCGAGGAGGTACTCGTCTGCTCGACCGGGCTCATCGGCATCCCGCTGGCCCTCGACCCCTTCACCGGCGCTGTGCCGACATTGGCCGCGTCGCTCGCCGCCACGGCGGAGGGGGGCGAACTCGCCGCCGACGCCATCATGACGACCGACACGATCCGCAAGGAAAGCGTTGCCATCGCCGGGGGTGTCACCGTGGGCGGCATGGCCAAGGGCGCGGCGATGCTGGCACCGAACATGGCCACGATGCTGGGCGTGCTCACCACCGACGCCCGAGTCGACGCGCCGATGCTCCAGCGCCTGCTGGCGAGCGCCATGGACCACTCGTTCCACCGCATCACCGTCGACGGCTGCACGTCGACCAACGACACCGTGATCATCCTGGCGAGCGGAAGGGCCGAGCACGCGATCGACGCCGCCGCACTGGGCGAGTTGATCACGCGGGTGTGCGCGGATCTGGCCGAGCAGATGGTGTGCGACGCCGAAGGCGCGACGAAGCTCGTGCGCGTCACCGTCAAGGGAGCG
The window above is part of the Acidimicrobiales bacterium genome. Proteins encoded here:
- the argJ gene encoding bifunctional glutamate N-acetyltransferase/amino-acid acetyltransferase ArgJ translates to MSVTAARGFVAGGVWSGIKPSGVADLSLVATEDRRPVPAAAVFTTNLAAAAPVQVSRAHLAATSGRAAAVILNSGNANAATGADGRATAQGACDLVARQLGCRAEEVLVCSTGLIGIPLALDPFTGAVPTLAASLAATAEGGELAADAIMTTDTIRKESVAIAGGVTVGGMAKGAAMLAPNMATMLGVLTTDARVDAPMLQRLLASAMDHSFHRITVDGCTSTNDTVIILASGRAEHAIDAAALGELITRVCADLAEQMVCDAEGATKLVRVTVKGAASDDDAAKAARRIADSNLCKCSWYGQDPYWGRVVSEAASAGAAFDIDKVSVAYGDVVVARGGVAVPHDGAAVRAHMEQPRIDVTVDLGLGDGSWWLLTNDLTHAYVDENMGTS